Proteins encoded together in one Cicer arietinum cultivar CDC Frontier isolate Library 1 chromosome 4, Cicar.CDCFrontier_v2.0, whole genome shotgun sequence window:
- the LOC101507185 gene encoding uncharacterized protein isoform X1, producing MERENWKENNNSNNNNNNNNGYYENQLLCDYDRESVTMPSSLSSSPPRLGYIEHHVSKFDTLVGIAIKYGVEVTDIKRMNSLVTDHQIFALKTVQIPLPGRHPPSHCLSNGSSTPGHGNSTHSPPDNTHRELLESFQSVRLKSSDQKVSPAMSSLQGYYGLKVPSNSSENGSSSKNSAMSNRPLSRHRKSKSLVNVILEEIMEKVDTAPAAENWELSSDKWNEKLVQRRQKSEADFTRIPELILREDNSSSGGLPSRTGMGLALRQKAASRTAATIDSESSGLVPVPMTTGDGFQTDCSYGVRKSSSTSCLQDQDNCGSSSIWPSSMWNLKPDLQALSTAAIGKPIFDGLPKPITGRRNKAALD from the exons ATGGAAAGGGAAAATTGGAAGGAGAATAATAACagtaacaataacaataacaataacaatggTTATTATGAGAATCAATTGTTGTGTGATTATGATCGAGAATCAGTTACGATGCCTTCTTCTTTATCTTCATCTCCTCCTAGACTTGGATATATTGAACATCATGTATCCAAATTTGATACCTTGGTTGGCATTGCAATCAAGTATGGTGTTGAG GTTACAGATATCAAAAGGATGAACAGCCTTGTTACAGACCATCAAATATTTGCACTTAAAACTGTTCAAATTCCATTACCTGGAAGGCACCCTCCATCTCATTGTTTATCAAATGGTTCCAGTACTCCTGG GCATGGTAATTCTACTCACAGTCCACCTGATAACACGCACCGTGAACTGCTTGAATCATTCCAGTCTGTAAGATTAAAGTCTTCTGACCAGAAGGTCTCCCCAGCCATGAGCTCATTACAGGGTTATTATGGACTTAAAGTTCCCTCTAATTCCTCAGAAAATGGCTCATCATCCAAGAACTCGGCTATGTCTAACCGACCTCTGAGCCGTCACCGAAAATCCAAAAGTTTGGTCAATGTTATCTTGGAAGAGATTATGGAAAAGGTTGATACTGCACCAGCTGCAGAAAACTGGGAACTTAGCTCTGATAAATGGAATGAGAAACTTGTCCAGAGGCGTCAGAAATCTGAAGCTGACTTTACAAGGATACCGGAGTTGATTCTGAGGGAGGATAATAGCAGCAGTGGTGGTCTTCCTTCACGAACTGGAATGGGCTTAGCTCTGAGACAGAAAGCAGCTAGCCGAACCGCAGCAACAATTGATTCTGAATCAAGTGGATTGGTTCCTGTGCCAATGACTACAGGGGATGGTTTTCAAACTGATTGTTCATATGGTGTCAGGAAATCGTCCAGTACGTCTTGTTTGCAAGATCAAGATAACTGTGGCTCCTCATCCATTTGGCCGTCCTCGATGTGGAATTTGAAACCAGATTTACAGGCCCTTTCAACTGCAGCCATTGGAAAACCGATCTTTGATGGCTTGCCTAAGCCGATAACTGGTCGAAGGAATAAAGCTGCACttgattaa
- the LOC101507185 gene encoding uncharacterized protein isoform X2: MVIMRINCCVIMIENQLRCLLLYLHLLLDLDILNIMYPNLIPWLALQSSMVLRHGNSTHSPPDNTHRELLESFQSVRLKSSDQKVSPAMSSLQGYYGLKVPSNSSENGSSSKNSAMSNRPLSRHRKSKSLVNVILEEIMEKVDTAPAAENWELSSDKWNEKLVQRRQKSEADFTRIPELILREDNSSSGGLPSRTGMGLALRQKAASRTAATIDSESSGLVPVPMTTGDGFQTDCSYGVRKSSSTSCLQDQDNCGSSSIWPSSMWNLKPDLQALSTAAIGKPIFDGLPKPITGRRNKAALD; the protein is encoded by the exons atggTTATTATGAGAATCAATTGTTGTGTGATTATGATCGAGAATCAGTTACGATGCCTTCTTCTTTATCTTCATCTCCTCCTAGACTTGGATATATTGAACATCATGTATCCAAATTTGATACCTTGGTTGGCATTGCAATCAAGTATGGTGTTGAG GCATGGTAATTCTACTCACAGTCCACCTGATAACACGCACCGTGAACTGCTTGAATCATTCCAGTCTGTAAGATTAAAGTCTTCTGACCAGAAGGTCTCCCCAGCCATGAGCTCATTACAGGGTTATTATGGACTTAAAGTTCCCTCTAATTCCTCAGAAAATGGCTCATCATCCAAGAACTCGGCTATGTCTAACCGACCTCTGAGCCGTCACCGAAAATCCAAAAGTTTGGTCAATGTTATCTTGGAAGAGATTATGGAAAAGGTTGATACTGCACCAGCTGCAGAAAACTGGGAACTTAGCTCTGATAAATGGAATGAGAAACTTGTCCAGAGGCGTCAGAAATCTGAAGCTGACTTTACAAGGATACCGGAGTTGATTCTGAGGGAGGATAATAGCAGCAGTGGTGGTCTTCCTTCACGAACTGGAATGGGCTTAGCTCTGAGACAGAAAGCAGCTAGCCGAACCGCAGCAACAATTGATTCTGAATCAAGTGGATTGGTTCCTGTGCCAATGACTACAGGGGATGGTTTTCAAACTGATTGTTCATATGGTGTCAGGAAATCGTCCAGTACGTCTTGTTTGCAAGATCAAGATAACTGTGGCTCCTCATCCATTTGGCCGTCCTCGATGTGGAATTTGAAACCAGATTTACAGGCCCTTTCAACTGCAGCCATTGGAAAACCGATCTTTGATGGCTTGCCTAAGCCGATAACTGGTCGAAGGAATAAAGCTGCACttgattaa